One window of Xanthomonas sp. 10-10 genomic DNA carries:
- a CDS encoding ATP-grasp fold amidoligase family protein, producing MIDQGMGLQAQLIGARGTVVGRGWAAFFPSLAAPFSDIRPLRLPQAPAPRPSRPTLKRLLRKGARCLVRTLPWRHQDRLYFLNTFGRLPNLYHPTCFNEKVLYRKCVHGDYPLYQRLADKVTVRPYVAARIGTAHLIPLLLDTANPDDLLGLPRWAQTVIKANHGASMVEVVRDEPDAAQRQRIVARCKHWLRTDFSDMEREIHYHNIPPRILVEQYIGDAQQVPVDYKFHMFRQPDGRFHYVLQVIYGRFDTPKLSMTFFVDNLHTPFHRIRDDGCSPPCAPALLEQALELSKVLANAFDYVRVDWYIQQGQVYFGELTFTPGAGMVTGLDRGLDRMMGDMWVQRRAPMEARLPAYGMGIGMRVPVR from the coding sequence ATGATCGATCAAGGGATGGGGTTGCAGGCGCAACTGATCGGAGCACGGGGTACGGTGGTGGGCCGGGGGTGGGCCGCGTTTTTCCCCAGTCTGGCGGCACCGTTTAGCGACATCCGCCCGCTGCGCCTGCCGCAGGCGCCCGCCCCCAGACCAAGCCGGCCTACCCTCAAACGCTTGTTGCGCAAGGGTGCGCGTTGCCTGGTGCGCACGCTGCCATGGCGGCATCAGGACCGGCTGTATTTCCTGAACACCTTCGGGCGGCTGCCCAATCTGTACCACCCCACCTGCTTCAACGAAAAAGTGCTGTACCGCAAATGCGTGCACGGCGATTACCCGCTGTATCAGCGCCTGGCGGACAAGGTGACGGTGCGGCCGTATGTGGCGGCGCGGATCGGCACGGCGCATCTGATCCCGCTGCTGCTGGACACCGCCAACCCCGACGATCTGCTGGGCCTGCCGCGCTGGGCGCAGACGGTGATCAAGGCCAATCACGGCGCGAGCATGGTGGAGGTGGTGCGCGATGAGCCGGATGCGGCGCAGCGGCAGCGCATCGTGGCGCGGTGCAAGCACTGGCTGCGCACCGACTTCTCCGACATGGAGCGCGAGATCCATTACCACAACATCCCGCCGCGCATCCTGGTGGAGCAGTACATCGGCGACGCGCAACAGGTACCGGTGGATTACAAGTTCCACATGTTCCGGCAGCCGGATGGCCGGTTCCACTACGTGCTGCAGGTGATCTACGGCCGCTTCGATACGCCGAAGCTGTCGATGACGTTCTTTGTCGACAACCTGCACACGCCGTTCCACCGCATCCGCGACGACGGCTGCTCACCGCCGTGCGCACCGGCGCTGCTGGAACAGGCGCTGGAATTGAGCAAGGTGCTGGCAAACGCCTTCGATTACGTGCGCGTGGATTGGTATATCCAGCAGGGTCAGGTGTACTTCGGCGAACTCACCTTTACCCCGGGCGCAGGCATGGTCACCGGCCTTGACCGCGGGCTGGACCGGATGATGGGCGATATGTGGGTACAGCGGCGCGCGCCGATGGAAGCGCGACTGCCTGCGTATGGCATGGGCATTGGCATGCGGGTGCCGGTGCGGTGA
- a CDS encoding glutathione S-transferase family protein, with protein sequence MTITITAFERSPDGGRGLARDTRVRWALEEAGQPYQVRLLPFAALRQPAHLALHPFGQIPTFEQDGLALFETGAIVLHIAQRHPGLLPHDDNARAHATAWMFAALNTVEPPMLELGNALLLEADKPWMAERLPLLQKRINRRLQHLSAHLGDSAWLEDDFSAGDLLMISVLLRIRLTGLLDAFPSLQAYVARGEGRPAYQRAFAAQWAINGDGGAPA encoded by the coding sequence ATGACGATCACCATCACTGCGTTCGAGCGCTCGCCCGATGGCGGCAGGGGTTTGGCCCGCGACACCCGCGTGCGCTGGGCATTGGAAGAAGCGGGCCAGCCCTATCAAGTGCGCCTGCTGCCGTTCGCCGCGCTCAGGCAACCGGCGCACCTGGCCCTGCACCCGTTCGGTCAGATCCCCACCTTCGAGCAGGATGGCTTGGCCTTGTTCGAAACCGGCGCCATCGTGCTGCACATCGCCCAGCGCCATCCCGGCTTGCTGCCGCACGACGACAACGCCCGTGCCCATGCCACCGCCTGGATGTTTGCCGCGCTCAACACCGTCGAGCCGCCGATGCTGGAGCTGGGCAACGCCCTGCTGCTGGAAGCGGACAAACCGTGGATGGCAGAGCGCTTGCCGCTGCTGCAAAAACGCATCAACCGCCGTCTGCAGCATCTGAGCGCCCATCTTGGCGACAGCGCCTGGCTGGAAGACGACTTCAGCGCCGGCGACCTGCTGATGATCTCGGTGTTGCTCCGCATCCGGCTCACCGGCCTGCTGGACGCGTTCCCGTCACTGCAGGCCTATGTCGCGCGCGGCGAAGGCCGCCCGGCCTATCAACGCGCCTTCGCAGCGCAGTGGGCGATCAACGGCGACGGTGGCGCACCGGCGTAA